In the Nitrospirales bacterium LBB_01 genome, one interval contains:
- a CDS encoding APC family permease: MSIKTFLIGRPIESVKEKHERVSKFTGLAVFSSDAMSSVAYATEEILIVLVLGGAGLLHYSMPIAIGITTLIAIVAASYFQTIHEYPSGGGAYIVAKDNLGINAGLAAGSALLIDYVLTVSVSISSGVAAITSAAPFLYKYRVMLCIISLLVITVVNLRGVKESGKIFSLPTYFFIAGIVILICVGLMRITSLQHATHPVQAHVYSDIMMIFLIMKAFSSGCTALTGIEAISNGVRAFKAPESKNAGITLIWMAIILGFSFTGITFLTHRFGILPSDNETILSQLAKTIFSQGFFYYFIQGTTFLILILAANTSFADFPRLSSIMAQDGYLPRQLANRGDKLVFSNGVIILSIFSAILMASFDGDTHSLIPLYAVGVFLSFTLSQAGMVVHWLKFKGKGWVKHIIINALGTITTATVSLVISTTKFIHGAWMVIIAIPIIMYATKKINLHYQSVSKQLSIKNAEPTEEYIHHSVVVPISGIQSAVLNAIKYAKAISGDVTAVYVCLDPVVTANVKKSWESYGMGIPLVILESPYRSIIEPLMSYIDDIRDSYKKGIITVVLPEFVPQKWWHHLLHNQTAIFIKGIILFKEGVVSTSVPLHLK, translated from the coding sequence ATGTCTATTAAAACTTTTCTTATTGGCAGACCGATAGAATCGGTAAAAGAAAAACACGAACGCGTATCAAAGTTTACAGGTCTTGCGGTGTTTTCCTCCGATGCCATGTCCTCGGTGGCGTATGCAACTGAGGAAATACTTATTGTTTTAGTGCTTGGCGGAGCTGGACTGCTACATTATTCCATGCCAATAGCCATTGGCATAACCACCTTGATAGCGATAGTAGCTGCCTCTTATTTTCAAACTATTCACGAGTATCCTTCAGGCGGGGGTGCTTATATTGTAGCGAAGGATAATCTTGGGATAAATGCTGGACTTGCGGCTGGATCTGCCCTGCTTATTGATTACGTCCTTACGGTGTCCGTAAGTATCAGTTCAGGGGTTGCCGCTATAACATCTGCAGCGCCATTTTTGTACAAATACAGGGTTATGTTGTGCATCATCTCACTTTTAGTCATCACAGTAGTTAATTTACGAGGTGTTAAGGAATCGGGTAAGATATTCTCTCTGCCAACATATTTTTTTATTGCAGGAATAGTAATACTTATCTGCGTTGGTTTAATGCGTATCACATCTTTGCAACATGCCACCCATCCTGTGCAAGCTCATGTATATTCGGATATTATGATGATATTTCTCATAATGAAGGCCTTCTCCTCAGGCTGCACTGCCCTTACCGGTATAGAGGCTATCTCTAACGGTGTCAGAGCCTTTAAAGCTCCAGAGTCCAAAAATGCTGGTATCACATTAATATGGATGGCCATCATTCTTGGATTTTCATTTACGGGCATTACCTTTTTGACACACCGTTTTGGCATACTGCCGTCTGACAATGAAACCATACTGTCACAACTGGCAAAAACCATATTCTCGCAGGGTTTTTTTTACTACTTTATTCAGGGTACGACATTTCTAATTCTAATACTTGCGGCTAATACGTCTTTTGCAGATTTCCCCAGACTTTCTTCTATAATGGCTCAGGATGGCTATCTGCCGCGGCAATTGGCAAACCGTGGTGATAAATTAGTCTTTTCTAACGGTGTAATCATATTGAGTATATTTTCCGCCATACTTATGGCATCCTTTGACGGCGATACACATTCTCTTATCCCTCTGTATGCTGTTGGAGTCTTTCTGTCTTTTACATTATCCCAGGCGGGAATGGTTGTTCACTGGCTTAAATTTAAAGGCAAGGGATGGGTAAAACACATTATCATAAACGCTCTCGGAACAATAACAACTGCTACAGTATCACTGGTGATTTCCACAACAAAGTTTATTCACGGGGCATGGATGGTAATCATCGCTATTCCAATTATCATGTATGCGACAAAGAAAATAAATCTTCATTACCAGTCTGTTTCAAAACAGCTGTCAATCAAAAACGCTGAACCTACTGAGGAGTACATCCATCATTCAGTGGTTGTCCCTATCTCTGGCATTCAGAGTGCGGTATTAAATGCTATTAAATATGCAAAGGCAATCTCCGGTGATGTGACAGCTGTGTATGTGTGTCTTGATCCAGTTGTTACTGCAAATGTAAAAAAATCATGGGAATCGTATGGCATGGGTATTCCGCTTGTTATACTTGAGTCCCCTTACCGCTCTATCATTGAACCTTTGATGTCCTATATAGATGACATTAGGGACAGTTATAAAAAAGGTATCATCACCGTAGTTCTTCCAGAGTTCGTTCCGCAAAAGTGGTGGCATCACCTCCTTCATAACCAGACAGCCATATTTATAAAGGGCATAATACTGTTTAAGGAGGGAGTTGTCTCTACAAGCGTGCCACTCCATTTAAAATGA